The sequence TTAAAGGAAGTGGGGATGAAATCAAGAAATGATTCAGATTTTTCACAGACACATACAGTTCACACTACTTTGCTGCTGCTCCACCTTAGAGTACAGTTATTACTGATGCACTGTTTCACAGACAGTCTGTGAGAAGTGCTTTGAGGTAAGTGAAAAATGAAGTCTCTTGCATTTGTTCATATTATATTGCTGGGGTCTTTGAGCAGTATAAATAATAGCAAATTTTTCATGGTTGACATCTGAAGCGTCATATCAAGCTCAAAAAACATGCTTAACAATTATAAGGTTGATACTTTATGACTTTTCCTAATCTTCTGAGAACAATGAAAATGGACTTGTGGACCACAAACAGCCACACTTTCATTATAATAAAACAGTTAAAATTCTTCAGGTTATAGGTGACCACCAAGATGGAATCGTCTGCAACAACAGAGGAGTACGATTACGACTCAACCAATGGAAGCCTGTGCAACACCATTGATATAAATGAGTTCTCCAGAAGTTTTCTACCACCCTTCTACTGCATCATCTTTGTTGTTAGCATACTCGGCAATGGAGCAGTCCTGCTCATCATGTACAAGTTCGAAAAGCTCAACACGGTCACAAATATATTTCTCGTCAACCTGGTGGCATCCAACATTATTTTTACCTTCACGCTACCATTTCAAGCTGTCTACCATTCCCGCGAGTGGATCTTTGGCGAGCCTCTTTGCAAGTTGGTGAATAGTGCTTATTATATCGGCTTCTATAGCTCCATCCTCTTCCTCACCCTCATGACGTTTGATCGCTACCTGGCTGTGGTCCACTGTGTGGTGGCTAACAAACAGCGCAGAAGCTGCTATGCTGTTACGCTGTCTATAATCGTCTGGAGTGTTAGTCTCATCGCTAGCCTTGATCCCTTcttccatttctctgtaaaagAGTACCAAATAGACGGACTTTTGTGTGAAGATTTCAGTGAGCCTCAATGGAAGGTCTTTAGCCTCTACAagcaatttattttcttttttatctttcCATTGGCTG comes from Myxocyprinus asiaticus isolate MX2 ecotype Aquarium Trade chromosome 41, UBuf_Myxa_2, whole genome shotgun sequence and encodes:
- the LOC127431783 gene encoding C-C chemokine receptor type 1-like — its product is MESSATTEEYDYDSTNGSLCNTIDINEFSRSFLPPFYCIIFVVSILGNGAVLLIMYKFEKLNTVTNIFLVNLVASNIIFTFTLPFQAVYHSREWIFGEPLCKLVNSAYYIGFYSSILFLTLMTFDRYLAVVHCVVANKQRRSCYAVTLSIIVWSVSLIASLDPFFHFSVKEYQIDGLLCEDFSEPQWKVFSLYKQFIFFFIFPLAVFVYCYFRIILTVMSTRMVRKYRTVRLIFIIVLMFFACWSPYNIILMINENKDPNPCDDSLDDYAIRITNNIARLYFCINTVFYTFLGRKFQNHVRRLLVDQVPCLMNYITVSASSRSLA